DNA sequence from the archaeon BMS3Bbin15 genome:
GAGTATCGAGGTCATTACAGATGTTAGTAGTAAGGAAGTTCAATACATCCTTAGCTTTATCATTTCCATCATATTTTTTATTTTTATCTAGTAATATGGTCATTCCAATAAGTTGCTTTCTTGTGACTTTACTGACTGCTTCATCGGATTCACTGGTACGAGAATATAGGTAAAGCATACAGGCATAAACGCTGTTTTCCTGTAAAACGCCAAGAGTTTTTGTGATGAGGTTTTCTACTTCACTGGATTTCTTACCTGCTGTTTTATTGATAATTTCCTGAGAGGCTTTAGCGGCTTCAAGGTCAAGGTTCATTTGGCAACCCCCCATCGACCTCCCAGTCACCAGTCAGTTTCATTCTGCCGAATCCTCTGGTACCCATACCTCCAACACCGAGATATTCTATCAACTTTAATCCTGCTCTTGCAACGTCCAGAGGTGTATTCCATTGTTCTTCGAGAGGGTCTCCCGCATTTTCTTCAAAATTATCTCCATTTCCTCGCTTGAACTGCTTACTTGTTGGTTTGAATTTTCGTAAATAGTCATCCTCTACGACATCAAACCATAGCCATGTTGTCCTTGGCAATGCCTCATAAGTGAACAGTGCCTTATCTTCAGCAGCGCCAGTTTCCGGATCAATTGCGACCGAGGTGCGAACCTCAAGATTGCTGTTGACTATCTGAGAAAACAATTTTGGAGATACAAGAACAATACGGTTAGCAACAGCATTCCATTCTTTTTTCCCTTTTATACTATCTGGCGTCGTTATATTCAATCCTGGTTTTATATTTAGCATTAACCATCCAAGATTGAGGTCTTCTTTTTTCCATTTTAGGTTGGTATATGCACTATCATCACCGGTAGTCAGGCTATTTACTAAGAACCCCGCTTCTTCCAGTATCTCCCTTGTACTTACCCACACAGGCCCTGCCATGGAATACACAGGAAAAAACAAAATCTGCGCATCGCTTATGTTTATACTTCCAGCCTTA
Encoded proteins:
- a CDS encoding RAMP superfamily protein, whose translation is MSEKYTHQRFLSMALDPIHVGTGGYRLGSVDNSIVREPGTNLPKIPGSSLLGVARSYAAMRYGKPEAAGRHKKFKGDKNRCPIIYTFGTSTETGGGKAGSINISDAQILFFPVYSMAGPVWVSTREILEEAGFLVNSLTTGDDSAYTNLKWKKEDLNLGWLMLNIKPGLNITTPDSIKGKKEWNAVANRIVLVSPKLFSQIVNSNLEVRTSVAIDPETGAAEDKALFTYEALPRTTWLWFDVVEDDYLRKFKPTSKQFKRGNGDNFEENAGDPLEEQWNTPLDVARAGLKLIEYLGVGGMGTRGFGRMKLTGDWEVDGGLPNEP